The proteins below are encoded in one region of bacterium:
- the purB gene encoding adenylosuccinate lyase — MIERYSLPRMREIWGLKNRYQRIVDVEIAVCKAQAELSNIPKDALEAIKKNARFSLERVAEIEKQTHHDVIALLTNLAENIGPASRYVHLGLTSYDVVDCALSLIMRESLDIIEADINNLLSSFKEKAFEYKGTMMIGRTHGIHAEPITFGLKLALWYDETRRNLERIKNLKKTISVGKISGPVGTYGHISPKVEEIALRYLNLEPTRISSQIIQRDRHAEYLTTLAIVASSLDKFTTNIRNLQRTEIGELQEPFFKGQKGSSAMPHKKNPVLCERISGLSRIIRSNAQAGLENMVLWDERDISHSSAERVILSSSSILLDFILCEFFKIISGLVVFTEKMKENLNKTGGFIFSEELMLKMVDKGLSREEAYGIVQRIAHSEGVFYENVRRDEEINKVLSKDEIETSFEIKKSLSHLDYIFKKVFEL, encoded by the coding sequence ATGATTGAACGATATAGCCTTCCAAGAATGAGAGAGATTTGGGGTCTTAAAAATCGCTATCAAAGAATTGTTGATGTTGAGATTGCAGTGTGTAAGGCACAGGCGGAGCTTTCTAATATTCCAAAGGATGCATTAGAGGCAATAAAAAAGAATGCAAGGTTTTCCCTAGAAAGGGTAGCTGAAATAGAGAAGCAAACCCACCACGATGTAATTGCCTTGCTTACAAATCTGGCTGAAAACATTGGGCCAGCTTCCAGATATGTCCATCTTGGGCTTACCTCATACGATGTGGTTGATTGTGCCTTATCTTTAATAATGAGGGAAAGTCTTGATATAATAGAGGCCGATATAAACAACCTTCTTTCTTCTTTTAAGGAAAAGGCATTTGAATACAAGGGTACAATGATGATTGGAAGAACACATGGTATCCATGCAGAGCCAATAACATTTGGGCTAAAATTGGCATTGTGGTATGATGAGACAAGGAGGAACCTTGAAAGGATAAAGAATTTAAAAAAGACAATTTCGGTTGGAAAAATCTCGGGTCCAGTTGGAACATATGGCCATATCTCTCCTAAAGTTGAGGAAATTGCCTTGAGATACTTAAACCTTGAGCCAACAAGGATTTCCTCCCAGATTATACAAAGGGATAGGCATGCAGAATACCTTACAACCTTGGCTATTGTTGCCTCATCATTGGATAAATTTACAACAAATATAAGAAACCTTCAAAGGACAGAGATAGGTGAATTGCAAGAGCCTTTTTTCAAAGGACAAAAGGGTTCATCGGCAATGCCTCACAAGAAAAACCCGGTTTTGTGTGAAAGAATATCTGGTTTATCAAGGATTATTCGCTCAAATGCCCAAGCAGGCCTTGAAAATATGGTCTTATGGGATGAGAGGGATATTTCCCATTCTTCAGCTGAGAGGGTCATTTTATCATCATCGTCAATCCTTCTTGATTTTATCCTTTGTGAATTTTTTAAGATAATCTCGGGCCTTGTTGTTTTTACAGAAAAAATGAAAGAAAATCTTAATAAAACAGGAGGCTTTATATTTTCAGAAGAGCTTATGCTTAAAATGGTGGACAAAGGTCTTTCAAGGGAGGAGGCTTATGGAATTGTTCAAAGGATAGCACATAGCGAAGGGGTCTTTTATGAGAATGTAAGAAGGGATGAGGAGATAAATAAAGTTTTATCAAAGGATGAGATTGAAACCTCTTTTGAGATAAAAAAAAGCCTTTCTCATCTTGACTATATCTTTAAAAAAGTATTTGAACTTTAA